CAACAATGAAAATAATGGACACTCTGGCCTAGCTGCTAAGGACCACAGCTTCTCTAAGAAGGCTAGGTCTTTGGCAGCTCTCTGTGTAAATAGCATACTTCAAACACTTACTCACACTACAAGTCTGCCTGCATGCTCTTTTATGTTCGGACTATGAATCCACCCAGCTGTTTTGCCAGCTCTTATGATCATTGTCacagagttggcaagacagcacaaacatatctggaaccaggctagtcCATCCCTACTGTCTCACATGGcaacatggagaggagagggtattgtCTCTGTCTGCCAAGCAGAGCTGGGTCATTTGGCCTTGTCCTCTTCCTGAGTCCCCTCCTCGATCACCATTATCCTTAGGCATGAGATCTGCCCGTTAGCATCCagctctaccccctctacctggCGCTGCTGCCCAGCTTCGAGAACCTCCCCCTGGGCATCCTCTGACTCCCCCTGAACCACCATTCCCTCCCCCGAGACCATGGTCACATCCATCCCACCATGGACGACCATGGCGGAACCCTCCTCCCTAACCTCAGCCTTTCCTTCTTGGGCCAGCTGTAGCTCCATCACCGCCCCCATGGTCTGGTCCTGGTCGCCCGGTGCAGGGTCGATCTCGGTCACGGTCGTTTGTGCCTGGCTCTTGTCCCCTACTCCCTCCTGTACCATCCCCTCCTGGTGGAGTACCATTGTCCCACTCTCCACAACTTGGCCCATGGGCTGCTCAACCATCATCTCCCTACTGACGGGCACCCCTCCCTGGGTGAGTTGGACCAGCTCCAAGGGACTCATCATGGTTCCTCCCAGCTGACTTGGATCCTGGAGGGTGGTGCCCACCAGCGTCAGCCCTTGGGACGGTTGGAGGGTCAGGGTCTCTGTCTTGCCGTCGGCCCCAACCATGGTGGTGATGTATTGGGTGAAGGTCTGGGCGCCAGCCGGTAGGGTGTGGAGGGTCACCGTGTTGTTCTGTTGACCCAGCGTGGCCATGGGGAGGCCTGACAGGCCAGACAAGCCGGACAGGGAGAAGGGCCGGCCCATGGAAGAGAATGAAATGGGGGAAAGTACAGTGAACTGCTGGGGCTGCAGGGTGGCTGTCTGGGGCTGGGAGAGGGAAGAGGTGAGGAGGGTGGTGGAGGCTGGGCGCTGCAAGCGAGGTCGTTTGGCCTTGGGCTTGGTGGGTTTGCCTCCTGGGGTGTGACTGATGTTGTTGTGGGGCTGGGGGTGGCAGAGCTGAGCTCTGAAGTGCTGCTGTCGTCTCTGTTCCTCCAGCTGCAGCTCCAGGTCTGTGGAGATCAGTCAGAGGTTAGAAATGACTCAGATGGTGCTCTACAGTAATCAACCATATCAATTAGCAAGTTTGAGGCAAGATCCAATACAGGTCCATCTTTGCTATTGAATGTAGACTTGGCTTTTTTGTTTCCTGACCATTGACATTAAATAATATGACTAAAATGGAAATGATCCGGAACAAAACATcattggaatatatatatatacacatatctcAATCTCCCTTCCTCTGCCTGAAGTTACTGAATTTAAAACTGAATTGATCATTACTCACTGGTCAGTGTGCTAATGACCTGCTCCTCTCCAGGGTCAGTCTGTTCTCTCCTTACGTTCAGGATGTGTTTGACCGAGTCCAGCAAGCCAAACACCTGGGCCAGGTTACTCAACACTGCCACCTCTACCAGACAGGAATCTGAGATCCATCAGTGGGCAACCAATCACATGGTCAGTAACAACACATGCATCAACCAATCACAGGGTCACTTACAACACATCcatccacccccctcccccactcACATCGTCTGTAACAACACATCATCagtcaatcaattaatcaaaGCAAAGAAGTGTAAACTTTATTCACTTACTAAAGTAAGACAATTCAACAAGACATAAAATGTGTCCCCTATTTTGGGGGATGCTCCACAAAAGACCCATAATGTAGACTTTACTTTATTTAATCCCCAGACTTGATCAACAGAAACCAACATTGCACCTGTGTGACACCATGCATATACCCTTAGAAAGTACCGGTACCCTGTACCCTATCCCCTGTGCACTAGGTACCAGTAACCACCTGCGTCCTGCAGGGCTGCCTGCTCGCTGCGTAGCTGCACTCCTCTCAGCATCTCCAGCAGCTCTGTCCTGATGTTGTCCACCACCT
This genomic interval from Salmo salar chromosome ssa27, Ssal_v3.1, whole genome shotgun sequence contains the following:
- the LOC106588649 gene encoding glucocorticoid modulatory element-binding protein 1 isoform X1, whose amino-acid sequence is MAQTEVTTVSMGDLVVINATDEENGDDEDSNTQVILQLQPITAGMEESGETDTAVEAYPEEATVDGEEVELGYPITCGECKAVLLVKKFVCPGINVKCVKYEDQLISPKQFVHMSGKATLKDWKRAIRMGGVMLRKMMDSGQLDFYEHSTLCTNTCRSTKFDLLINNTRFPPDGSGLTTPISSQAQVVIGNGGQVAMTTEERSEILTGTVEWSSGAVAMETEKKETSEISEETLNFWKGIADVGLMGEVVDNIRTELLEMLRGVQLRSEQAALQDADSCLVEVAVLSNLAQVFGLLDSVKHILNVRREQTDPGEEQVISTLTNLELQLEEQRRQQHFRAQLCHPQPHNNISHTPGGKPTKPKAKRPRLQRPASTTLLTSSLSQPQTATLQPQQFTVLSPISFSSMGRPFSLSGLSGLSGLPMATLGQQNNTVTLHTLPAGAQTFTQYITTMVGADGKTETLTLQPSQGLTLVGTTLQDPSQLGGTMMSPLELVQLTQGGVPVSREMMVEQPMGQVVESGTMVLHQEGMVQEGVGDKSQAQTTVTEIDPAPGDQDQTMGAVMELQLAQEGKAEVREEGSAMVVHGGMDVTMVSGEGMVVQGESEDAQGEVLEAGQQRQVEGVELDANGQISCLRIMVIEEGTQEEDKAK
- the LOC106588649 gene encoding glucocorticoid modulatory element-binding protein 1 isoform X2, which gives rise to MAQTEVTTVSMGDLVVINATDEENGDDEDSNTQVILQLQPITAGMEESGETDTAVEAYPEATVDGEEVELGYPITCGECKAVLLVKKFVCPGINVKCVKYEDQLISPKQFVHMSGKATLKDWKRAIRMGGVMLRKMMDSGQLDFYEHSTLCTNTCRSTKFDLLINNTRFPPDGSGLTTPISSQAQVVIGNGGQVAMTTEERSEILTGTVEWSSGAVAMETEKKETSEISEETLNFWKGIADVGLMGEVVDNIRTELLEMLRGVQLRSEQAALQDADSCLVEVAVLSNLAQVFGLLDSVKHILNVRREQTDPGEEQVISTLTNLELQLEEQRRQQHFRAQLCHPQPHNNISHTPGGKPTKPKAKRPRLQRPASTTLLTSSLSQPQTATLQPQQFTVLSPISFSSMGRPFSLSGLSGLSGLPMATLGQQNNTVTLHTLPAGAQTFTQYITTMVGADGKTETLTLQPSQGLTLVGTTLQDPSQLGGTMMSPLELVQLTQGGVPVSREMMVEQPMGQVVESGTMVLHQEGMVQEGVGDKSQAQTTVTEIDPAPGDQDQTMGAVMELQLAQEGKAEVREEGSAMVVHGGMDVTMVSGEGMVVQGESEDAQGEVLEAGQQRQVEGVELDANGQISCLRIMVIEEGTQEEDKAK